The Haladaptatus cibarius D43 genome window below encodes:
- a CDS encoding ABC transporter ATP-binding protein, with protein sequence MTEHRAIADDSVDESGHPNEVDAASELVGEELAIGYPTSIEPIVECERVVLPAGEVTALVGPNGSGKSTLLKSMANQLSPERGRILLDGSQIQSMESKQLAQQLGLLSQENNSPGGLTVEDLVFHGRYPHRGFFEAVSERDREAVERAIALAGVGHLRDKEMSNLSGGQKQLAWIAMVLAQDTDILLLDEPTTYLDLHHQLRVMEVVRTLNREEGVTVGIVLHDIGQAARFADNLVAMKDGELYDWGPPTDVVTERLLADVFCVDADVDSRSSTGPHIAPHRAIEE encoded by the coding sequence ATGACCGAACACCGGGCAATCGCCGACGACTCGGTGGACGAGTCCGGGCACCCCAACGAAGTTGATGCGGCGAGCGAACTGGTCGGCGAGGAACTCGCAATCGGGTATCCGACCTCAATTGAACCGATTGTCGAGTGCGAGAGGGTCGTACTCCCGGCAGGCGAGGTCACGGCCCTCGTTGGACCGAACGGGTCGGGGAAGAGTACGCTCCTGAAGTCGATGGCGAACCAGCTCTCCCCCGAACGAGGGCGTATCCTCCTCGACGGAAGCCAAATTCAATCGATGGAGTCGAAACAGCTCGCACAACAGCTCGGGCTTCTCTCCCAAGAGAACAACTCCCCGGGGGGCCTTACGGTCGAAGATTTGGTCTTCCACGGTCGATACCCGCATCGCGGATTCTTCGAAGCCGTCTCGGAGCGCGACCGCGAGGCAGTCGAGCGAGCGATAGCGTTGGCCGGTGTCGGTCATCTCCGCGACAAGGAGATGAGCAACCTCAGTGGCGGGCAGAAACAACTCGCGTGGATTGCGATGGTGCTCGCGCAGGACACGGATATTCTCCTGCTCGACGAGCCGACCACGTATCTCGACCTCCATCACCAGCTTCGGGTCATGGAGGTCGTTCGAACGCTCAACCGCGAGGAAGGCGTCACCGTCGGCATCGTCCTCCACGACATCGGACAGGCCGCGCGATTCGCGGACAATCTCGTTGCGATGAAAGACGGAGAACTGTACGACTGGGGGCCGCCAACCGACGTCGTGACGGAAAGGTTGCTCGCCGATGTCTTCTGTGTCGATGCCGACGTCGATAGCAGGAGTTCGACCGGGCCGCACATTGCACCACACCGCGCCATCGAGGAGTGA
- a CDS encoding DUF7548 family protein, whose product MSKRLAPKVGIASCVAVLLLLSLPYFLAPATVVGAYYGTIPVPVHLLDTLFALVAIIAFGSGLQNRSDPATVAGVTLALGAFMAVITLWWAVVTPADTLVEAARMDSLSGHRWAFALVTFAVPVSAGWYARNVL is encoded by the coding sequence ATGAGCAAGCGACTCGCGCCGAAAGTCGGAATCGCGTCGTGTGTAGCAGTGCTTTTGCTCCTCTCGCTGCCGTACTTCCTCGCACCGGCGACGGTGGTCGGGGCGTACTACGGAACGATTCCGGTTCCCGTCCACCTCCTCGATACGCTCTTTGCACTCGTGGCAATCATCGCGTTCGGTTCCGGCCTGCAAAACCGGAGCGACCCCGCGACCGTCGCTGGCGTTACCCTCGCCCTCGGTGCGTTCATGGCCGTCATTACGCTCTGGTGGGCAGTCGTAACTCCGGCGGATACGCTCGTGGAAGCGGCGCGGATGGACTCGCTGTCGGGGCATCGCTGGGCCTTTGCACTCGTCACGTTTGCCGTCCCGGTAAGTGCGGGTTGGTACGCCCGAAACGTGCTGTAG
- a CDS encoding PLP-dependent cysteine synthase family protein: MTTHREPLDSVLDTVGQTPLVRVTDAPDEVPVYAKLESFNPGASVKDRIGKYMLKRMLEDGELVPGGTVIEPTAGNTGIGFAVAAGQLDVNAVFVVPERFSVEKQQLMAALGAEVINTPTEDGMGGAIDRAHQLAEETENAVVPQQFGNPLNVEAHYETTGPEIYDALDGEVGAVVAGCGTAGTLMGMAKYAREQNPDTYVAAVEPEGSLYSTTKGADVDEEEYKIEGIGTHNPATNELFESDLVDEIVQVPDETAHDELKRLAREEGHLVASSAGAASVAARQVAEKIESGEIDAPYDSVVTVFADSSERYLSKGIYRSFAEWDG, encoded by the coding sequence ATGACGACACATCGGGAACCGCTCGATTCGGTGCTGGACACCGTCGGGCAAACGCCGCTCGTCCGCGTTACGGACGCACCCGACGAGGTGCCTGTGTACGCGAAGTTGGAGTCGTTCAACCCCGGCGCGAGCGTCAAAGACCGCATCGGGAAGTACATGCTCAAACGGATGCTCGAAGACGGCGAACTCGTCCCCGGCGGGACGGTCATCGAACCGACCGCCGGAAACACCGGAATCGGCTTCGCGGTCGCCGCGGGACAACTCGACGTAAACGCCGTCTTCGTCGTTCCCGAACGGTTCAGCGTCGAGAAACAGCAACTCATGGCCGCACTCGGCGCGGAAGTTATCAACACGCCGACTGAGGACGGGATGGGCGGCGCAATCGACCGCGCCCACCAACTCGCAGAAGAGACTGAAAACGCGGTGGTTCCACAGCAGTTCGGCAACCCGCTGAACGTCGAAGCCCACTACGAGACGACCGGGCCGGAAATATACGACGCACTGGACGGGGAAGTCGGTGCGGTCGTCGCTGGCTGTGGCACCGCGGGAACCCTGATGGGAATGGCGAAATACGCCCGCGAGCAGAATCCCGATACCTACGTCGCTGCCGTCGAACCCGAGGGGTCGCTGTATTCGACGACGAAAGGAGCGGACGTGGACGAAGAAGAGTACAAAATCGAGGGAATCGGCACCCACAATCCGGCGACGAACGAACTGTTCGAATCCGACCTCGTAGACGAAATCGTGCAGGTGCCGGACGAAACCGCCCACGACGAACTGAAACGACTCGCACGCGAGGAAGGCCATCTGGTCGCCTCCAGCGCGGGCGCGGCGAGTGTCGCGGCCCGACAAGTCGCGGAGAAAATCGAGAGCGGGGAAATCGACGCTCCATACGATTCGGTCGTCACCGTTTTCGCCGATTCGAGCGAGCGATACCTCTCGAAGGGAATCTACCGTTCGTTCGCGGAGTGGGATGGATAA
- a CDS encoding geranylgeranylglycerol-phosphate geranylgeranyltransferase, whose amino-acid sequence MATDGRARGLFELTRPGNTFAAGVLTFIGAFVAGGVVTDAKPVQVAGAVLATWLATGAGNAINDYFDRKIDRINAPERPIPRGAVSPRGALLFSGLLFAGAVVSALVLPLLAIAIAAINLLALVAYTKLFKGLPGVGNAVVAYLGGSTFLFGSVAVAVDAENTAISLGSDAGVRAAFILFLLAGLSTFTREIIKDVEDMAGDREEGLNTLPLAIGARPAILVGAVFLVLAVLASPLPYVWETFGLPYLAVVLPADALMLYAVYESVDNPTAGQNHLKYGMFLAAIAFVVGRVAVLA is encoded by the coding sequence ATGGCTACTGACGGGCGTGCAAGGGGACTGTTCGAACTCACGCGCCCGGGGAACACGTTCGCGGCGGGAGTGCTGACATTTATCGGTGCGTTCGTCGCGGGCGGCGTTGTCACCGACGCAAAGCCGGTACAAGTCGCCGGAGCGGTGCTGGCGACGTGGTTAGCGACCGGTGCGGGAAACGCGATTAACGACTACTTCGACCGGAAAATCGACCGCATCAACGCACCGGAGCGACCGATTCCGCGCGGTGCAGTTTCACCGCGCGGTGCCCTGCTCTTCAGCGGACTACTGTTTGCAGGTGCAGTCGTTTCGGCGCTCGTGCTTCCCCTGCTCGCAATCGCAATTGCGGCGATAAATCTCCTTGCACTCGTCGCCTACACGAAACTGTTCAAGGGACTCCCGGGAGTCGGCAACGCGGTCGTGGCGTATCTCGGTGGGAGCACGTTCCTCTTCGGGAGCGTCGCGGTCGCCGTTGATGCAGAGAACACTGCGATTTCACTCGGGTCTGATGCGGGGGTTCGCGCCGCATTCATTCTGTTCTTGCTGGCAGGGCTTTCGACGTTCACGCGCGAAATCATCAAAGACGTAGAGGATATGGCGGGCGACCGCGAGGAGGGGTTGAACACGCTTCCGCTGGCAATCGGTGCGCGACCGGCAATCCTCGTCGGAGCCGTTTTCCTCGTACTCGCCGTATTGGCGAGTCCGCTTCCGTATGTGTGGGAGACGTTCGGCCTCCCGTATCTCGCGGTCGTTCTCCCGGCAGATGCCCTCATGCTCTATGCAGTGTACGAGAGCGTTGATAACCCGACAGCGGGACAAAACCATCTGAAGTACGGAATGTTTCTCGCCGCAATCGCGTTCGTCGTCGGCCGAGTCGCTGTGTTAGCGTGA
- a CDS encoding FecCD family ABC transporter permease, which yields MASEATGDATTPSRRDQLLEWFDASLITLCLGSVIVVVAGALVQVSFGAFSMTLVEAWQAVFNPEVIFNRQAWNAFLFGNEVPEMNKQSLIVWNIRLPRVFVAILVGMNLAVSGAIFQAVTRNELASPFILGVSSGAGLLILLTLVVFSGLSAFLPLIASAGGALAFVIVYGIAWKNGTSPVRLVLAGVIVGTIFGSIQTALFFFADDIGVVQSAIAWTTGSLTGTDWEQVRMALPWTAVAMLLALISSRQLNVLLLGENTAQSLGMSVEKVRFALSGVAVLAAAASIAVAGIVGFVGLIVPHMVRNVVGSDYKKLIVGCLFAGPALMVAADVGARLALNPVQVPVGIVTGLIGGPYFLYLMRKQDKMGEI from the coding sequence ATGGCGAGCGAAGCGACCGGCGATGCGACGACACCCTCTCGGCGCGACCAACTGTTGGAGTGGTTCGATGCGTCGCTGATTACGCTCTGTCTCGGAAGCGTGATTGTCGTCGTCGCCGGAGCCCTCGTACAAGTGAGCTTCGGCGCGTTTTCGATGACGCTCGTCGAAGCGTGGCAGGCGGTGTTCAATCCCGAGGTGATATTTAACCGGCAGGCGTGGAACGCGTTCTTATTCGGTAACGAAGTCCCCGAGATGAACAAACAGAGCCTCATCGTCTGGAACATCCGCCTTCCTCGGGTGTTCGTCGCTATCCTCGTCGGGATGAATCTCGCCGTCTCGGGAGCGATTTTCCAAGCGGTCACCCGGAACGAACTCGCGAGTCCGTTTATCCTCGGAGTTTCGTCGGGCGCTGGATTACTAATTCTCCTCACACTCGTTGTTTTCTCCGGACTGTCGGCGTTCCTGCCGCTTATCGCCTCAGCGGGCGGCGCACTCGCGTTCGTCATCGTGTACGGCATCGCGTGGAAAAACGGGACGTCGCCGGTTCGGCTCGTCCTCGCGGGCGTCATCGTCGGCACCATCTTCGGGTCGATTCAGACCGCGCTGTTTTTCTTCGCCGACGACATCGGCGTCGTGCAGTCGGCCATCGCGTGGACGACCGGGTCGCTGACCGGAACCGACTGGGAACAGGTTCGGATGGCACTGCCGTGGACAGCCGTCGCAATGTTGCTCGCGCTGATTAGCTCTCGGCAATTGAACGTGCTCCTCCTCGGTGAAAATACGGCGCAATCACTCGGAATGAGCGTCGAAAAGGTTCGATTTGCGCTCTCGGGCGTTGCGGTGCTTGCCGCCGCCGCAAGCATCGCAGTCGCCGGAATCGTCGGCTTCGTCGGACTCATCGTTCCGCACATGGTTCGAAACGTCGTCGGAAGCGATTACAAGAAGCTTATCGTCGGGTGTCTCTTCGCTGGCCCGGCGTTGATGGTCGCGGCCGATGTCGGCGCACGCCTCGCGTTGAATCCCGTGCAGGTTCCGGTCGGCATCGTTACCGGCCTCATCGGTGGCCCGTACTTCCTCTACCTCATGCGTAAACAGGACAAGATGGGTGAAATCTGA
- a CDS encoding RAD55 family ATPase — protein MYTLDNVFSELEVDPGTNLLISGSPMTGKRSLALDTLADGGNDGDGAIIVTTKDSGEHVLKEYESRLETPSSPVGIVDCVSKQQGMSARRVDSVEFASSPVDMTGIGIKLSAFLQRFYDSGVRANRIAFDSLSTLLMYSNLQTVFRFLHVFTGRVQSAEALGLFIIDSTAHDNQTMSTLRQLFDGEIEVREADGNESELRMKGVGKTAGWQPL, from the coding sequence ATGTATACGTTAGACAATGTGTTCTCGGAGTTGGAAGTCGACCCGGGGACAAACCTGCTCATTTCGGGTTCACCGATGACTGGCAAGAGGAGCCTCGCGCTCGACACCCTTGCAGACGGTGGAAACGATGGCGACGGCGCGATTATCGTGACGACGAAGGATAGCGGCGAACACGTGCTCAAGGAGTACGAATCGCGCCTCGAAACCCCGTCGTCACCTGTCGGCATCGTCGATTGCGTCTCGAAGCAGCAAGGGATGTCCGCGCGTCGTGTCGATAGCGTCGAATTCGCGTCCTCGCCGGTCGATATGACTGGCATCGGTATCAAACTGTCAGCGTTCCTGCAGCGATTTTACGATTCGGGCGTGCGTGCGAACCGAATCGCGTTCGACTCGCTTTCGACGCTTCTCATGTATTCGAATCTCCAGACCGTCTTCCGATTCCTGCACGTTTTTACCGGGCGCGTCCAGAGCGCGGAAGCCCTCGGCTTGTTCATCATCGACTCGACGGCCCACGACAATCAGACGATGAGTACGCTCCGGCAGTTGTTCGACGGCGAAATCGAAGTTCGAGAGGCCGACGGGAACGAATCCGAACTCCGGATGAAAGGCGTCGGCAAAACCGCTGGCTGGCAACCGTTGTAG
- a CDS encoding CoA-binding protein — MPIESDDELRDILELDTVAVVGCSSTPGKDAHEIPNYLREHGYDVIPVNPFADEIFGRTAYDSLTDVDEEIDIVDVFRPSEEVSDIVDNAIERDDAGVVWTQLGIRDDEAANRAEAAGKRVVQDHCMKVEHQRLLE; from the coding sequence ATGCCAATCGAAAGCGACGATGAACTTCGTGACATCCTCGAACTCGACACCGTGGCCGTCGTCGGCTGTTCCTCGACGCCTGGCAAGGACGCCCACGAGATTCCGAACTACCTCCGCGAACACGGCTACGACGTCATCCCGGTCAACCCCTTCGCGGACGAGATTTTCGGCCGAACTGCCTACGACTCGCTCACTGACGTAGACGAGGAAATCGACATCGTGGACGTGTTCCGCCCGAGCGAGGAAGTGAGCGACATCGTGGACAACGCTATCGAACGCGATGACGCAGGCGTCGTGTGGACGCAGTTAGGAATTCGAGACGACGAGGCCGCGAACCGCGCGGAAGCGGCCGGAAAACGGGTCGTACAAGACCACTGTATGAAAGTCGAACATCAGCGGTTGCTGGAGTAA
- a CDS encoding alkaline phosphatase PhoX translates to MVEFTRRKLMATSAAAALGASVSSNVTGIESTEPPEDDDTPRAPYVKGGLKRFSSTAFGAEVTGPFVFEDGTPLYSLQHPSRDNPAPYNKSGIGYFSGFRFSMGGSNDDFDELSTPQTNEEQGMIRSADGEYVFLAQEEDRINGGTERLGVVQTPDGWDITRDVFAGTQYGDAAYNPDCNEFVATNDEGTEGYLFTNWENSPGNISRIPISQDADGEWSADLESAINLANTEPLRELGGTRINCYGDLSPWNTMISSEENYAHPRVSLTATVGDIVEQGTGKNLIGAVQFWNRPNPNEIQEAIDGYYGDESWAVQGYWALTGLEFLAYYLGAEQIDQTSSPVDQSAEDESNTAEPIGDVYPNPYRYGYHVDVREPTAETPQPVKYYVMGRAAWEAPDVQSDLKTVYGCSDGDSKGIYKFVADEPIPDFCDPMDTAGTLYAPKVTNEEAAKKNPPADVNLEFEWIELGHATNREAEEWIAEYDDITQVDYLETHAETDWEEDLDAALEEADKEIVENGNQNYITNEEILAWAEQFERDGPDGVDDELRKVPFLETRAAAKEIGATIEFNKAEGVDSVAGAQPGDYVYFAISELNDAMADTLGDVRLDRVDGGVVYRAELEDDYNVSTLEPVIVGPDASDPADVADDALINIDNVYVMDDSRVLCCEDADKFGRSYSNDCLYVYDPETDDDRGHGNDDGDDEDNPGKGDGNPGKGNSGNGNDSGKGKANS, encoded by the coding sequence ATGGTCGAGTTCACCCGACGCAAACTGATGGCGACGTCCGCGGCCGCCGCCTTGGGCGCGAGCGTTTCCTCGAACGTCACCGGAATCGAGAGTACAGAACCTCCAGAAGACGACGACACGCCTCGCGCACCCTACGTGAAGGGCGGCCTCAAACGGTTTTCATCGACGGCGTTCGGTGCGGAAGTCACGGGGCCGTTCGTGTTCGAGGACGGAACCCCACTTTACAGCCTCCAGCACCCGAGCCGGGACAACCCGGCACCCTACAACAAATCCGGAATCGGCTATTTCAGCGGTTTCCGGTTCTCAATGGGCGGGAGCAACGACGATTTCGACGAGCTATCGACGCCCCAGACGAACGAAGAACAGGGAATGATTCGGAGTGCAGACGGGGAGTACGTATTCCTCGCGCAGGAAGAAGACCGCATCAACGGCGGCACCGAACGCCTCGGTGTCGTTCAAACACCCGACGGGTGGGACATCACCCGAGACGTTTTTGCGGGAACCCAGTACGGGGACGCCGCCTACAACCCGGACTGTAACGAGTTCGTCGCTACGAACGACGAGGGAACCGAAGGCTACCTGTTCACCAACTGGGAAAACAGCCCCGGGAACATCTCCCGTATTCCAATCAGTCAGGACGCTGACGGCGAGTGGAGTGCCGACTTGGAGTCCGCCATCAACCTCGCAAACACGGAACCTCTGCGCGAACTCGGCGGCACGCGAATCAACTGCTACGGTGACCTCTCGCCGTGGAATACGATGATTTCGTCCGAGGAGAACTACGCACACCCTCGCGTTTCGCTCACCGCGACAGTGGGCGACATCGTAGAACAGGGAACCGGGAAAAATCTCATCGGTGCCGTTCAGTTCTGGAACCGACCGAATCCGAACGAAATTCAGGAGGCCATCGACGGCTACTACGGCGACGAATCGTGGGCCGTGCAGGGATACTGGGCGTTGACGGGACTCGAATTCCTCGCATACTATCTCGGCGCAGAGCAGATTGACCAAACTTCGAGTCCGGTCGACCAATCCGCAGAAGACGAATCTAATACGGCCGAACCAATCGGCGACGTCTACCCGAACCCGTACCGCTATGGCTACCACGTCGATGTCCGCGAACCGACTGCGGAAACGCCACAACCGGTCAAATACTACGTCATGGGTCGGGCCGCGTGGGAGGCACCGGACGTACAGAGCGACCTGAAAACGGTGTACGGCTGTTCCGACGGCGACAGCAAGGGCATCTACAAGTTCGTCGCCGACGAACCGATTCCGGACTTCTGTGACCCCATGGACACCGCCGGAACGCTGTACGCGCCGAAGGTGACCAATGAGGAGGCCGCAAAGAAGAATCCGCCAGCCGATGTCAACCTCGAATTCGAGTGGATAGAACTGGGCCACGCCACCAACCGCGAAGCCGAGGAGTGGATTGCCGAGTACGACGACATCACGCAGGTGGATTACCTCGAAACGCACGCAGAAACCGACTGGGAAGAAGACCTCGACGCGGCGCTCGAAGAGGCCGACAAAGAAATCGTCGAGAACGGCAACCAGAACTACATCACGAACGAGGAAATCCTCGCGTGGGCAGAACAGTTCGAGCGCGACGGGCCGGACGGCGTGGACGACGAACTCCGCAAGGTTCCGTTCCTCGAAACCCGCGCCGCCGCCAAAGAAATCGGTGCGACCATCGAGTTCAACAAGGCCGAAGGAGTGGACAGCGTTGCAGGAGCGCAACCCGGCGACTACGTCTACTTCGCAATCTCGGAACTCAACGACGCCATGGCCGACACGTTGGGCGACGTTCGACTCGACCGCGTGGACGGCGGTGTCGTCTACCGCGCCGAACTCGAAGACGACTACAACGTCTCGACCCTCGAACCCGTCATCGTCGGCCCAGACGCGAGCGACCCCGCCGACGTGGCGGACGACGCGCTCATCAACATCGACAACGTCTACGTGATGGACGACAGTCGCGTCCTCTGCTGTGAGGACGCCGACAAGTTCGGCCGGTCGTACAGCAACGACTGTCTGTACGTGTACGACCCGGAAACGGACGACGACCGTGGCCACGGAAACGACGACGGCGACGACGAGGATAATCCCGGCAAGGGAGACGGAAATCCGGGGAAAGGAAATTCCGGCAACGGGAACGACTCTGGTAAGGGCAAGGCAAACAGCTAA
- a CDS encoding mechanosensitive ion channel family protein, whose product MQQESGNQGANTAIEELLVDAGLGADIAGPFSQALVFIVAFVVIYILGRIFVIPLIKRLLDSRGYDENVKKPLTKATQLIVLFAAVGMAFAFAGYGNILTALATVAAAATLAIGFALQNILANFVAGVFIFTDKPFKIGDWIEWDDGTYSGIVEDIDLRVTRVRTFDNELLTVPNAVLTDGVIKNPVAKDELRIQFLFGIGYDDDIHQATDIIVEEAENHPEILDTPEPSVRLTELGDSAVGLKSRFWIADPKRGDFVKTRGEYVTAVKERFDAAGIDMPYPHRQLTGGVEVANPAELETLSGD is encoded by the coding sequence ATGCAACAGGAAAGCGGGAACCAGGGGGCAAACACGGCAATCGAGGAGTTGCTGGTTGACGCTGGACTCGGGGCAGACATTGCCGGGCCTTTCTCTCAGGCGCTCGTGTTCATCGTCGCGTTCGTCGTCATCTACATCCTCGGCCGAATTTTCGTCATCCCGCTCATCAAGCGACTCCTCGACAGTCGCGGCTACGACGAGAACGTCAAGAAACCGCTGACGAAAGCCACGCAGTTAATCGTCCTGTTCGCGGCAGTCGGGATGGCCTTCGCCTTCGCGGGATACGGAAACATCCTCACTGCGCTGGCAACCGTCGCCGCCGCCGCGACGTTGGCAATCGGTTTCGCGCTCCAGAACATTCTCGCCAACTTCGTCGCTGGAGTGTTCATCTTCACGGACAAACCGTTCAAAATTGGCGACTGGATTGAATGGGACGATGGGACGTACTCGGGTATCGTCGAGGACATCGACCTTCGCGTAACTCGCGTTCGAACCTTCGACAACGAACTCCTAACCGTGCCAAACGCCGTCTTAACCGACGGCGTCATCAAAAATCCGGTCGCCAAAGACGAACTCCGGATTCAGTTCCTCTTCGGTATCGGCTACGACGACGACATCCACCAAGCCACGGACATCATCGTTGAGGAGGCCGAAAACCATCCGGAAATTCTGGACACTCCCGAACCGTCGGTTCGGCTCACGGAATTGGGCGACTCCGCAGTCGGACTGAAATCCCGATTCTGGATTGCCGACCCGAAGCGCGGTGACTTCGTGAAGACGCGCGGCGAGTACGTCACCGCCGTCAAGGAGCGATTCGACGCGGCAGGCATCGACATGCCGTATCCGCACCGCCAACTCACTGGCGGCGTCGAAGTCGCCAACCCTGCGGAGTTGGAGACGCTCAGCGGCGACTAA
- a CDS encoding DUF5658 family protein yields MSPDNSNLWSHVSLPLLVAVLGVMLGDVVTTGVGLQLGLKEGNPFVAHLLKEMGLLGLVFIKAITVLLLVVLSGWTQYSRQTFRLGSLVYLVIGVLVVVSNIIAIATVG; encoded by the coding sequence GTGTCACCCGACAACTCGAATCTGTGGTCACACGTCTCCTTGCCCCTGTTAGTCGCTGTTCTCGGCGTGATGCTCGGCGACGTTGTGACGACCGGAGTGGGACTCCAACTCGGGTTGAAAGAAGGCAATCCCTTCGTCGCGCACCTGTTGAAGGAGATGGGACTGCTTGGCTTGGTTTTCATCAAGGCAATTACCGTCCTTTTACTGGTCGTTCTGTCGGGATGGACGCAGTACTCGCGGCAGACGTTTCGGCTCGGAAGTTTGGTGTATCTCGTCATCGGAGTGCTGGTCGTCGTTTCCAACATCATCGCCATCGCAACTGTCGGATGA
- a CDS encoding succinylglutamate desuccinylase/aspartoacylase family protein: protein MKKSRRAFLSALGTASVGGTVALAGCAGDGPQDAKADSTGTVGTTQEGAETTAQSDSKPEQTVTTSTIRAGTEQETTLYEIQSEKSGPTAFVIGGMHGNEESGYWAASDIREWEIDAGTLVVLPEANTQAIEQERRKLPEGVDLNRQFPIGEPPKNTLAQGIWDAISQHDPDVLMDLHSSKGILERENDEGVGQNIFRSSHEKIIQSNQTAIELLNEEYVTGYDPIYDFVHTLMDKTEYATAPVLMNKTRIDLDIPSCLFEVTQDDVEPEKRARWTKVFVSSMLDTWGVRAFQMDDEAGF from the coding sequence ATGAAGAAAAGTAGACGCGCCTTCCTTTCCGCCCTCGGCACTGCCTCGGTCGGTGGGACTGTCGCGCTCGCTGGTTGTGCTGGCGACGGCCCGCAGGACGCGAAAGCTGACTCGACGGGAACTGTCGGAACGACACAGGAAGGGGCAGAGACGACTGCCCAGAGCGATAGTAAGCCGGAACAGACCGTCACGACTTCCACAATCCGTGCCGGAACCGAACAGGAAACGACCCTGTACGAAATCCAATCCGAGAAATCCGGGCCAACAGCCTTCGTCATCGGCGGCATGCACGGCAACGAAGAAAGCGGCTACTGGGCGGCCAGCGATATTCGAGAATGGGAAATCGACGCCGGAACGCTCGTCGTTCTTCCGGAAGCGAACACGCAGGCAATCGAACAGGAGCGTCGAAAGTTGCCGGAGGGAGTGGATTTGAATCGGCAGTTCCCAATCGGCGAACCGCCGAAAAACACCCTCGCGCAGGGAATTTGGGATGCAATCAGCCAACACGACCCGGACGTGCTGATGGATCTCCACAGTTCGAAGGGGATTTTGGAGCGGGAGAACGACGAGGGTGTCGGCCAGAACATCTTTCGGTCGAGTCACGAAAAGATAATTCAGAGCAACCAGACCGCCATCGAACTGCTGAACGAGGAATACGTGACGGGATACGACCCAATCTACGATTTCGTCCACACACTGATGGACAAGACGGAATACGCGACTGCACCCGTACTCATGAACAAAACGCGAATCGACCTCGATATTCCGTCGTGTCTGTTCGAGGTCACGCAGGACGACGTGGAACCGGAAAAACGCGCGCGATGGACGAAAGTGTTCGTGTCCAGCATGCTCGATACGTGGGGTGTTCGAGCGTTCCAGATGGACGACGAAGCGGGTTTCTGA
- a CDS encoding DUF5798 family protein, whose protein sequence is MGFGSTAKKIQKVADTAEKLYAKLNELREQVLAIRDSLEDTDERVQKLEVENAEQKALIEALAREQGIDVESVLDDVETPENVEEDVADDKTDGQSEESTKDESAQAST, encoded by the coding sequence ATGGGATTCGGAAGCACGGCCAAAAAGATTCAGAAAGTAGCAGACACCGCCGAAAAACTGTACGCCAAACTCAACGAACTGCGTGAGCAAGTGCTCGCCATCCGCGATTCGTTAGAAGACACGGACGAGCGCGTCCAGAAACTCGAAGTCGAAAACGCGGAACAGAAAGCCCTCATCGAGGCACTCGCCCGCGAACAAGGTATCGACGTCGAGTCGGTGCTGGATGACGTGGAAACGCCAGAGAATGTCGAAGAAGACGTTGCGGACGACAAGACTGACGGGCAAAGCGAAGAGAGCACGAAAGACGAATCCGCGCAAGCGAGCACATAA